From the Deltaproteobacteria bacterium genome, one window contains:
- the fliF gene encoding flagellar basal-body MS-ring/collar protein FliF, whose product MPMPDWLQNLRTQFLAWPLGRRLLFAATAVGSLAFFAWLGAGAGGPTWAPLFRGIAPEEMARVVEVLDGERIPYQLAAGGNEVQVPADRVYAARIQLAGQGLPAGGGAGFELFDKPDFGVTDFVHRVNYRRALQGELARSIAQLEPVMRARVQIALPERSPFVGDRERKPSASVIVELHPGAALSAAQVRGVVHLVSSSVEGLAADRVTVVDGRGRMLAPAGDDGVDPAQPAGTGEYQARLERELGQRVEAILAPVVGAGRVVAQVRADLDWTQTEETEERFDPDSQIERSEQRTVETDEDGVGLAEGPPGVASNVPGTTETPASSGGGASRRSSRTSETINYELSKTVRRSVEPSGTVRRLTVAVLLDGKSGADGGFTPWEEPALRDFEALAKRAIGFSEERGDQLTIANAAFQDAPEGDAGEAGGWSDGPAWPLLAQVLRGLVLLAALALAGVFVVRPLLAALGGAGAPRLPARVSDLEVELGGGTLAAAAAGASGPSPAGAAQLARARADESVKAIQSWLQQG is encoded by the coding sequence ATGCCGATGCCCGATTGGCTCCAGAACCTCCGCACGCAGTTCCTGGCCTGGCCGCTCGGCCGCCGGCTGCTGTTCGCAGCGACGGCGGTCGGCTCGCTGGCCTTCTTCGCCTGGCTCGGCGCCGGCGCGGGCGGCCCGACCTGGGCGCCGCTGTTCCGCGGTATCGCTCCGGAGGAGATGGCCCGCGTCGTCGAGGTACTCGACGGGGAGCGGATCCCCTACCAGCTCGCGGCGGGGGGCAACGAAGTGCAGGTGCCGGCCGACCGCGTCTACGCGGCGCGCATCCAGCTCGCGGGCCAGGGCCTGCCGGCGGGCGGCGGCGCCGGTTTCGAGCTCTTCGACAAGCCGGACTTCGGGGTCACGGACTTCGTGCACCGCGTCAACTACCGGCGCGCCCTCCAAGGCGAGCTGGCGCGCTCGATCGCCCAGCTCGAGCCGGTGATGCGGGCGCGGGTGCAGATCGCGCTGCCCGAGCGCTCGCCCTTCGTCGGCGACCGCGAGCGCAAGCCGAGCGCCTCGGTGATCGTCGAGCTGCATCCGGGCGCAGCGCTGTCCGCGGCGCAGGTGCGCGGCGTCGTGCACCTGGTGTCGTCGTCGGTGGAGGGGCTGGCGGCAGACCGCGTCACGGTCGTGGACGGACGCGGGCGCATGCTCGCACCCGCCGGCGACGACGGGGTCGACCCGGCGCAGCCGGCCGGTACCGGCGAGTACCAGGCCCGGCTCGAACGTGAGCTGGGGCAGCGCGTCGAGGCGATCCTGGCGCCGGTGGTGGGCGCGGGCCGTGTCGTGGCGCAGGTGCGCGCCGACCTCGACTGGACGCAGACCGAGGAGACCGAAGAGCGCTTCGACCCCGACTCCCAGATCGAGCGCAGCGAGCAGCGCACCGTCGAGACCGACGAGGACGGGGTGGGGCTCGCCGAGGGCCCACCCGGCGTGGCCTCGAACGTGCCGGGTACGACCGAGACGCCGGCGAGCAGCGGCGGAGGCGCGAGCCGGCGCAGCTCGCGCACCAGCGAGACGATCAACTACGAGCTCAGCAAGACCGTCCGCCGCTCGGTCGAGCCTTCGGGTACGGTGAGGCGCCTCACCGTCGCCGTCCTCCTCGACGGCAAGAGCGGCGCCGATGGTGGTTTCACGCCGTGGGAAGAGCCGGCGCTACGCGACTTCGAGGCACTGGCGAAGCGCGCCATCGGCTTCTCGGAGGAGCGCGGCGACCAGTTGACGATCGCCAACGCCGCCTTCCAGGACGCTCCGGAGGGCGACGCTGGCGAGGCTGGTGGCTGGAGCGACGGCCCCGCCTGGCCGCTGCTCGCGCAGGTGCTGCGCGGGCTCGTGCTGCTCGCTGCGCTGGCGTTGGCGGGTGTCTTCGTCGTCCGCCCGCTGCTCGCGGCACTGGGCGGGGCGGGCGCGCCGCGGCTGCCCGCACGCGTCTCGGACCTCGAGGTGGAGCTCGGCGGTGGCACGCTCGCTGCCGCGGCGGCCGGTGCCAGCGGGCCGAGTCCGGCGGGCGCGGCGCAGCTCGCGCGCGCCCGGGCGGACGAGAGCGTGAAGGCCATCCAGAGCTGGCTGCAGCAGGGGTGA
- the fliE gene encoding flagellar hook-basal body complex protein FliE, whose amino-acid sequence MTTGAIESGARALAGDPAPAAGGPRAAAGGSFAERLGALLEDADRVQQDAEARARALAAGQGDVVETMVSLSRAELSVQLVTQVRDRALEAYHEIMRMQV is encoded by the coding sequence GTGACGACGGGCGCCATCGAGAGCGGGGCCCGCGCACTGGCGGGTGATCCGGCGCCCGCCGCCGGCGGGCCGCGCGCGGCTGCCGGCGGCAGCTTCGCGGAGCGGCTCGGCGCGCTGCTCGAGGACGCCGACCGCGTGCAGCAGGACGCCGAAGCACGAGCCCGCGCGCTGGCCGCGGGCCAGGGCGACGTGGTCGAGACGATGGTGTCGCTGTCGCGGGCCGAGCTCTCGGTCCAGCTCGTGACCCAGGTGCGCGACCGCGCACTCGAGGCCTACCACGAGATCATGCGGATGCAGGTGTGA
- the flgC gene encoding flagellar basal body rod protein FlgC: MSLTQISDVAVSGLLAQRARMLVTASNLANAQTTRTAEGGPYQRRDPVFAARALEGPFADRLARRLRSVEVPRVEIDPTPGPLRFDPGHPDADAEGYVRMPNVDLVAELANLLTASRSFEADLLALKKTREMGEAALRIGR, translated from the coding sequence ATGAGCCTCACGCAGATCTCTGACGTGGCCGTCTCGGGCCTGCTCGCGCAGCGCGCGCGCATGCTCGTGACTGCCTCGAATCTCGCCAACGCCCAGACCACCCGCACCGCCGAGGGTGGGCCGTATCAGCGACGCGACCCCGTCTTCGCCGCTCGTGCGCTCGAGGGCCCGTTCGCCGACCGGCTGGCGCGGCGCCTGCGAAGCGTCGAGGTCCCGCGCGTCGAGATCGACCCGACGCCGGGCCCGCTGCGCTTCGATCCGGGCCATCCCGATGCCGACGCCGAGGGCTACGTGCGCATGCCGAACGTCGACCTGGTCGCGGAGCTCGCGAACCTGCTCACGGCGAGCCGCTCGTTCGAGGCGGACCTGCTTGCGCTCAAGAAGACGCGCGAGATGGGCGAAGCCGCCCTGCGGATCGGCCGGTGA
- the flgB gene encoding flagellar basal body rod protein FlgB, with the protein MDWLGGTVSAVEDAMRFRVARQAVLAANVANADTPGYRSAEVTFADALARGAAPRRTQAGHLGGDAASGWRITAQGGAPRPDGNDVDVDRELVALSRNAGAFREQAEVLSRLFALRQIALGRGR; encoded by the coding sequence TTGGACTGGCTCGGGGGGACCGTTTCCGCGGTCGAGGACGCGATGCGCTTCCGCGTTGCGCGCCAGGCCGTGCTCGCGGCCAACGTCGCGAATGCCGACACGCCCGGCTACCGAAGCGCGGAGGTCACCTTCGCCGACGCGCTCGCGCGCGGTGCGGCGCCGCGCCGCACCCAGGCCGGCCATCTCGGCGGCGACGCCGCGTCGGGCTGGCGGATCACCGCCCAGGGCGGCGCTCCGCGCCCGGACGGCAACGACGTCGACGTCGACCGCGAGCTGGTGGCGCTGTCCCGCAACGCCGGGGCCTTCCGCGAGCAGGCCGAGGTGCTCTCGCGGCTGTTCGCGCTGCGCCAGATCGCACTCGGGCGCGGCCGTTAG
- a CDS encoding sigma 54-interacting transcriptional regulator has product MQRVLIVEPDPALAELLAGCVRAAGWRVDTAPSLDAALAGDPGAFTLVLTDLADDADVAGLERLCRRPDAPAAIGMGERDRLALAVRALRGGARAFLGKPFDVRALERALAAAAGQHARGPLAPHFAPVPGDPAMQALVREAEAAARADATVAIVGEAATGRRRLARYLHAASSRRDGPLMELDARELDQAGSVLLGDGGGTQGALAAARDGTLVLVEPGALSPVAQARLLAGLGAGAAPRVVVICERPLGPDARLRAELRLRLDVVRLFVPPLRERPNELARLAVALGERFAAAQGVAPPRLGAAALAALCQHPFPGNLRELENLMQRAVLWFPGEAVDVAALLAPHAAARARRAAAAPVLDLRALERRAVEQALALCAGNRTRAARALGISVRTLRNKLHHYGLV; this is encoded by the coding sequence GTGCAGCGGGTCCTGATCGTCGAGCCGGACCCGGCTCTGGCGGAGCTGCTCGCGGGATGCGTACGCGCGGCGGGATGGCGCGTCGACACCGCTCCGAGCCTCGACGCCGCGCTCGCGGGCGATCCCGGCGCCTTCACCCTGGTGCTGACCGACCTCGCCGACGACGCGGACGTGGCCGGGCTCGAGCGCCTGTGCCGGCGGCCCGACGCGCCCGCAGCGATCGGGATGGGCGAACGGGATCGACTCGCGCTCGCCGTGCGGGCGTTGCGAGGCGGCGCGCGCGCCTTCCTCGGCAAGCCCTTCGACGTGCGCGCCCTCGAGCGCGCGCTCGCGGCAGCGGCCGGCCAGCACGCGCGCGGTCCGCTCGCGCCGCACTTCGCGCCGGTCCCCGGCGATCCCGCGATGCAGGCGCTGGTCCGCGAGGCCGAGGCTGCGGCGCGTGCCGACGCCACCGTCGCGATCGTGGGCGAGGCCGCCACCGGGAGGCGCCGCCTCGCGCGCTATCTGCACGCGGCAAGCTCGCGCCGGGACGGTCCGCTCATGGAGCTCGATGCGCGCGAGCTCGACCAGGCCGGCTCCGTGCTGCTCGGCGACGGCGGTGGCACCCAGGGAGCGCTGGCGGCGGCTCGGGACGGAACGCTCGTGCTGGTGGAGCCGGGCGCTCTGTCGCCCGTGGCCCAGGCACGGCTGCTCGCCGGGCTCGGCGCCGGCGCTGCGCCGCGCGTCGTGGTCATCTGTGAGCGCCCTCTCGGCCCCGACGCGAGGCTGCGCGCGGAGCTTCGACTGCGCCTCGACGTCGTGCGGCTGTTCGTACCGCCGCTGCGCGAGCGGCCGAACGAGCTGGCGCGGCTCGCCGTGGCTCTCGGCGAGCGATTCGCCGCGGCACAGGGTGTCGCACCGCCACGGCTCGGCGCCGCCGCGCTCGCCGCGCTGTGCCAGCATCCGTTTCCCGGGAACCTGCGCGAGCTCGAGAACCTGATGCAGCGCGCGGTGCTGTGGTTCCCGGGCGAGGCTGTCGACGTGGCAGCGCTCCTGGCGCCGCACGCGGCCGCGCGCGCCCGCCGGGCGGCGGCGGCGCCGGTGCTCGACCTGCGCGCGCTCGAGCGTCGCGCGGTCGAGCAGGCGCTCGCGCTGTGCGCGGGCAACCGGACCCGGGCAGCACGCGCGCTCGGGATCAGCGTGCGCACGCTGCGCAACAAGCTCCATCACTATGGCCTGGTGTAG